The Nitriliruptor alkaliphilus DSM 45188 genome includes a region encoding these proteins:
- a CDS encoding type II secretion system F family protein yields MVSIGLLAGALTAASAALAVVALVPRPAALSERIRTALSTAPSVDERGRSRLVRVQQRLTPVDDRLAADLAVTGTTIERLLIRRLLWAATGAVVPVLFWPAGLAALGAPLAAAPAVGLAGGAAGWWLAMYETRDQAVKRRRELSLALAAYLQLTATMIRAGTAEEQALRDAAAAGSGWSFTALERALERAVQSGSSIWQTFDELGAQLGMVELRALAAELRIASRQGSSPARALTARAASLRDEELATQLTAANRAEKQMAAPLVGLGLCVVIFIIFPALATFIGT; encoded by the coding sequence ATGGTCAGCATCGGGCTTCTCGCCGGCGCGCTCACCGCAGCTTCAGCGGCGCTGGCCGTCGTGGCTCTCGTGCCACGGCCTGCCGCGCTCTCCGAACGGATCCGGACCGCGCTGTCGACGGCGCCGTCGGTGGACGAGCGCGGACGCAGCCGTCTGGTCCGTGTCCAACAACGGTTGACCCCGGTCGACGACCGGCTCGCCGCGGACCTCGCGGTCACCGGCACGACCATCGAACGGCTCCTCATCCGACGGCTGCTGTGGGCGGCGACTGGCGCGGTCGTGCCCGTGCTGTTCTGGCCCGCGGGTCTCGCGGCGCTGGGCGCGCCTCTGGCTGCCGCGCCGGCGGTCGGCCTGGCCGGAGGCGCCGCAGGCTGGTGGCTGGCGATGTACGAGACCCGCGACCAGGCGGTGAAGCGTCGACGCGAGTTGAGCCTGGCGCTTGCGGCATACCTGCAGCTCACCGCGACGATGATCCGTGCGGGCACCGCCGAGGAGCAGGCCCTCCGGGACGCAGCCGCGGCGGGCAGCGGCTGGTCGTTCACGGCGCTGGAGCGCGCTCTCGAACGGGCTGTGCAGTCCGGCTCGAGCATCTGGCAGACGTTCGACGAACTCGGGGCCCAGCTCGGGATGGTGGAGCTGCGTGCCCTGGCGGCGGAGCTGCGCATCGCCTCGCGTCAGGGGTCGTCGCCGGCGCGCGCCCTCACGGCCCGGGCTGCCTCGCTACGCGACGAGGAACTCGCCACCCAGCTCACGGCCGCCAACCGCGCTGAGAAGCAGATGGCCGCCCCGCTGGTGGGCCTCGGGCTGTGCGTCGTGATCTTCATCATCTTCCCGGCCCTGGCCACCTTCATCGGCACCTGA
- a CDS encoding TadE/TadG family type IV pilus assembly protein produces MVQLVLLAPLLALLMVLLLHLGMYLMTRQVVITATAEGLKEATVYGAIPTTDGPARARQVLEDHSAATGVTAAATVDDTAGTVTMTVTALAPAIAPALPRTVSVSQTATHERWLP; encoded by the coding sequence GTGGTCCAGCTGGTGCTGCTCGCGCCGCTGCTCGCGCTGCTGATGGTCCTGTTGCTCCACCTCGGGATGTACCTGATGACCCGGCAGGTCGTCATCACCGCGACGGCCGAAGGGTTGAAGGAGGCCACGGTGTACGGGGCGATCCCGACGACCGACGGGCCTGCGCGCGCACGCCAGGTCCTGGAGGACCATTCAGCGGCGACCGGCGTGACGGCGGCCGCCACGGTGGACGACACCGCCGGGACGGTCACGATGACGGTGACCGCCCTCGCCCCCGCGATCGCGCCTGCCCTGCCGAGGACCGTGTCGGTCTCCCAGACAGCGACCCACGAGCGGTGGCTGCCGTGA